From a region of the Pirellulales bacterium genome:
- a CDS encoding GntR family transcriptional regulator, translated as MFLSIDPHDGLAIYDQIVRQVKFAVACGALRQGELVPSVRELARELALNPNTVARAYRELQSEAVLSPVRGTGLEVAEGAERRCRGQRRELIRARLRQVLAEAVQSQLEIDDLRSLVEQELSAAEKRSTKRGEKQKV; from the coding sequence ATGTTCCTTTCCATCGATCCTCACGACGGCCTGGCCATCTACGACCAGATCGTGCGGCAGGTCAAGTTCGCCGTGGCCTGCGGCGCGCTGCGCCAAGGCGAGCTCGTTCCCTCGGTGCGCGAGCTGGCCCGCGAGCTGGCGCTGAATCCCAACACGGTGGCCCGTGCCTATCGCGAGCTGCAAAGCGAGGCGGTGCTCTCGCCGGTCCGCGGCACAGGGCTGGAAGTGGCCGAGGGGGCCGAGCGACGCTGCCGCGGCCAGCGCAGGGAGCTGATTCGCGCCCGGCTGCGGCAAGTGCTGGCCGAGGCCGTGCAAAGCCAGCTCGAAATCGACGATCTGCGCTCGCTGGTCGAGCAGGAGCTGTCGGCGGCGGAAAAACGATCAACCAAGCGAGGCGAGAAACAAAAGGTGTGA
- a CDS encoding DUF971 domain-containing protein, whose amino-acid sequence MDSRPTNLSLRGDNELLIEWSDGQRRSYRVSELRDHCPCASCREKRSQPPAVATMLPVLSLAEARPLTLLDMSPVGNYAYSIKFSDGHDTGIYTFELLRALGREES is encoded by the coding sequence ATGGACTCTCGGCCTACCAACCTTTCGTTACGCGGCGACAACGAACTGCTGATCGAATGGAGCGACGGCCAGCGGCGAAGCTACCGCGTTAGCGAGCTTCGCGACCATTGCCCTTGTGCAAGCTGCCGCGAAAAGCGCTCGCAGCCGCCGGCGGTGGCGACGATGTTGCCCGTGCTCTCCTTGGCCGAGGCCCGACCGCTGACGCTGCTCGACATGAGCCCGGTCGGAAACTACGCCTACAGCATCAAATTCAGCGACGGCCACGACACGGGCATCTACACCTTCGAACTGCTGCGGGCGCTGGGTCGTGAAGAGTCGTAG
- a CDS encoding putative hydro-lyase yields MILFPATSATSASELRQAIRAGRHTGPTAGLAPGFVQTNLVVLPLTVAEEFAEFCRLNSRPCPLIEQTGPGDPQPKRSAPGADLRTDVPRYRVFRDGVPESNEPTEIVSWWRDDFVGFLLGCSFTFEAALLAAGLSVRHIELGRNVPMFRTQLACRSAGRFAGPLVVSMRPFRPEHVEQVREITARYPTMHGAPVHVGDPAELGITDLSRPDFGDAVPVASDEVPVFWACGVTPQLALAAAKPEIAITHSPGCMFVTDLREG; encoded by the coding sequence ATGATTCTCTTTCCAGCCACTTCCGCAACCAGCGCGAGCGAATTGCGACAAGCGATCCGCGCGGGACGGCATACGGGTCCGACGGCCGGGTTGGCCCCCGGCTTTGTGCAGACGAATTTGGTCGTGCTGCCGCTGACGGTCGCCGAGGAGTTCGCCGAGTTTTGCCGGTTGAACAGCCGGCCCTGCCCGCTCATCGAGCAAACCGGGCCGGGCGATCCGCAGCCGAAGCGGTCGGCGCCGGGGGCCGATCTGCGGACCGACGTGCCCCGCTACCGCGTCTTTCGTGACGGTGTGCCGGAGAGCAACGAGCCGACTGAGATCGTCTCATGGTGGCGCGACGACTTCGTGGGCTTTCTGCTGGGCTGCTCGTTTACGTTCGAGGCGGCGTTGTTGGCGGCCGGCCTGTCGGTGCGGCATATTGAGCTGGGCCGCAATGTGCCGATGTTCCGCACCCAGCTCGCCTGCCGATCGGCCGGCCGGTTCGCGGGACCGCTGGTGGTGAGCATGCGACCGTTTCGCCCCGAACACGTCGAACAAGTGCGCGAGATCACGGCCCGCTATCCGACGATGCACGGCGCGCCGGTCCACGTCGGCGATCCTGCCGAGTTGGGCATTACCGACCTTTCGCGGCCCGACTTTGGCGACGCGGTGCCCGTGGCGTCGGATGAAGTCCCTGTTTTTTGGGCCTGCGGCGTGACGCCCCAGCTTGCCCTGGCCGCCGCGAAACCAGAAATCGCGATCACCCACAGCCCGGGGTGTATGTTCGTCACCGATTTGCGGGAGGGATGA
- a CDS encoding AMP-binding protein, which produces MTRTLPAERRRLESLDRRSLEKHQLARLNALFEQIAPVNGFYRTALAGVTLPLASLAALTDFRYTTKDDLLGDGELAANRTWPIERYVRFHQTSGTRGRPLAVLDTADDWTWWTDCWQYVLDAADVTPGDCVMMAFSFGPFVGFWSAYEAAAARGCLVVPGGGMTSAARLELIRTSRATVVCCTPSYALHLAEVGRQRQLDAGTLGVRVLILAGEPGGSVPATRERIEHAWRAEVLDHAGATEIGPWGYGDRAGRGLHVMESEFIAEFRSLASGEPAQEGELSELVLTTLCRAGSPVVRYRTGDLVRPVRQHDLMNRFVMLEGGIVGRTDDMLTVRGVNVFPSSVEQIVRGFPEVDEFRLVAYRIDEMDQLAIEVEDRLEQPGRIADEVYVRLGLRVDVRCVPPGSLPRSEGKAIRLVDQRRPTDPRTTR; this is translated from the coding sequence ATGACGCGCACCTTGCCCGCCGAACGCCGACGGCTGGAATCGCTCGACCGACGCTCGCTGGAGAAGCACCAGCTTGCGCGGCTGAATGCGCTTTTCGAGCAGATCGCGCCGGTCAATGGGTTTTATCGGACGGCACTGGCGGGCGTCACGCTGCCGTTGGCCTCGCTGGCCGCTCTGACGGACTTTCGCTACACGACCAAAGACGACCTTCTCGGCGACGGCGAACTTGCCGCCAACCGCACTTGGCCGATCGAGCGCTATGTGCGGTTCCATCAGACCTCCGGCACGCGCGGCCGTCCGCTGGCCGTGCTCGACACCGCGGACGACTGGACCTGGTGGACCGACTGCTGGCAATACGTGCTGGACGCGGCCGACGTCACGCCGGGCGATTGCGTGATGATGGCCTTTTCGTTCGGGCCGTTCGTCGGCTTCTGGAGCGCCTACGAGGCCGCCGCCGCCCGCGGCTGCCTGGTCGTGCCGGGCGGCGGAATGACCAGCGCAGCGCGGCTGGAGCTGATCCGCACAAGTCGGGCAACCGTCGTCTGCTGCACGCCCAGCTACGCCTTGCACCTGGCCGAAGTCGGCCGGCAGCGGCAGCTCGATGCCGGCACGCTCGGCGTCCGCGTGCTGATTCTGGCGGGTGAGCCTGGCGGCTCGGTGCCAGCCACCCGCGAACGCATCGAGCACGCTTGGCGTGCCGAGGTGCTCGACCATGCTGGCGCCACCGAGATCGGTCCCTGGGGTTACGGCGATCGCGCTGGCCGCGGCTTGCACGTGATGGAAAGCGAGTTCATCGCCGAGTTCCGTTCGCTTGCCAGCGGTGAACCAGCCCAAGAAGGCGAACTGTCGGAACTGGTGCTCACGACGCTGTGCCGCGCCGGCAGTCCAGTGGTCCGTTACCGGACGGGCGACCTGGTGCGGCCGGTCCGGCAGCACGATCTAATGAACCGGTTCGTGATGCTCGAAGGCGGGATCGTGGGCCGCACCGACGACATGCTGACCGTCCGCGGCGTGAACGTCTTCCCCAGTTCGGTGGAGCAGATCGTGCGCGGTTTTCCGGAGGTCGACGAATTCCGGCTCGTGGCGTATAGAATAGACGAGATGGACCAGTTGGCCATCGAGGTCGAAGACCGTCTGGAGCAACCTGGGCGCATCGCCGACGAAGTGTACGTGCGGCTCGGCCTGCGGGTCGATGTCAGGTGCGTGCCGCCGGGCAGCTTGCCGCGGTCCGAAGGAAAAGCGATTAGGCTGGTCGATCAACGACGGCCAACGGACCCAAGAACAACACGATGA
- a CDS encoding redoxin domain-containing protein, protein MNCVRNYPWYKGWHDTFASQGLVVLGVHTPETEAEHNFDQLRAKAVDNGLAYPIAVDNRQQTWRTWANNMWPSVYLIDKRGHVRYWWYGELNWEGAEGEKYLRRRIEELLNETDK, encoded by the coding sequence ATCAACTGCGTCCGCAACTACCCTTGGTACAAGGGTTGGCACGACACGTTTGCATCGCAAGGGCTGGTGGTTCTCGGCGTCCATACGCCCGAGACAGAGGCCGAGCACAACTTCGATCAACTCCGGGCAAAAGCGGTTGACAACGGCCTTGCCTACCCCATTGCCGTCGACAACCGCCAGCAAACCTGGCGCACGTGGGCCAACAACATGTGGCCCAGCGTCTATCTCATCGACAAGCGCGGACACGTTCGCTACTGGTGGTACGGCGAACTGAACTGGGAAGGTGCCGAGGGCGAGAAGTATCTCCGGCGGCGGATCGAAGAGCTGCTGAATGAGACTGACAAGTAA
- a CDS encoding peroxiredoxin family protein, translating to MRTIVYRACGFCLVATASVWGAIVANAADDKALPPAVGDKADDFTLADLKGNKVSLSELTERGPVALVVLRGYVGGTCPFCTRQFSELIGAAKKFEKAGATVAVIYPGTALDLKTHAKQFIGAQRLPKSFRFLLDPDFQFANAYHVRSQAPGDTAYPASFVIDGDDVVRFAQVGRSAIDRASAATLLEALPDSK from the coding sequence ATGCGAACGATCGTCTATCGTGCTTGCGGTTTTTGTCTTGTCGCCACCGCGTCCGTCTGGGGCGCTATCGTAGCTAACGCGGCCGATGACAAGGCGTTGCCGCCCGCGGTCGGTGACAAGGCCGACGACTTTACTCTCGCTGATCTCAAGGGGAACAAGGTCTCCTTGAGCGAGCTGACCGAGCGGGGCCCAGTGGCGCTGGTGGTGCTCCGCGGCTACGTGGGCGGGACCTGCCCGTTCTGCACCCGCCAGTTTTCCGAGCTGATCGGTGCCGCCAAGAAATTCGAGAAGGCGGGGGCCACGGTAGCGGTGATTTATCCGGGAACGGCGCTCGATCTCAAGACGCACGCTAAACAATTCATCGGCGCACAGCGTCTGCCAAAGAGTTTTCGCTTTCTGCTCGATCCGGATTTCCAGTTCGCCAACGCCTACCATGTGCGGTCGCAGGCGCCGGGCGATACGGCCTATCCGGCGAGCTTCGTCATCGACGGTGATGATGTCGTGCGGTTCGCACAGGTTGGCCGATCGGCGATCGACCGTGCATCAGCGGCCACGTTGCTGGAAGCATTGCCTGACAGCAAATGA